In Streptomyces chartreusis, the following proteins share a genomic window:
- a CDS encoding HNH endonuclease family protein: MSKFYARRRVSILAALSGLIASVALFNAPTASAALPTPVSAATARTYLASLTVAAEDRTGYDRDLFPHWITQSGACNTREVVLKRDGTNVVQDSSCAATSGSWYSVYDGATWTAASDLDIDHLVPLAEAWDSGADSWTTSRRQSFANDLTRPQLIAVTDNVNQAKGDQDPATWMPSRTAYRCTYVRAWVQVKYYYGLSVDSAEKSALTNYLASC, translated from the coding sequence ATGTCGAAGTTCTACGCGCGTCGACGGGTCAGCATACTCGCGGCCCTCAGCGGCCTCATAGCCTCCGTCGCACTTTTCAACGCTCCGACCGCCTCCGCCGCGCTCCCCACCCCCGTCAGCGCCGCCACCGCCCGCACCTACCTCGCCTCGCTCACCGTGGCCGCCGAGGACCGCACGGGCTACGACCGCGACCTGTTCCCGCACTGGATCACCCAGTCCGGCGCCTGCAACACCCGCGAGGTCGTCCTCAAGCGCGACGGCACGAACGTCGTCCAGGACTCCTCCTGTGCCGCCACGAGCGGCAGCTGGTACTCCGTCTACGACGGCGCCACCTGGACCGCCGCCTCCGACCTCGACATCGACCACCTGGTGCCGCTGGCCGAGGCCTGGGACTCCGGCGCCGACAGCTGGACCACCTCCCGGCGCCAGTCCTTCGCCAACGACCTGACCCGCCCGCAGCTGATCGCCGTCACGGACAACGTGAACCAGGCCAAGGGCGACCAGGACCCGGCCACCTGGATGCCGTCGCGCACCGCGTACCGCTGCACGTACGTCCGCGCCTGGGTGCAGGTGAAGTACTACTACGGCCTCTCGGTCGACTCGGCGGAGAAGTCCGCCCTCACGAACTACCTCGCGAGCTGCTGA
- a CDS encoding TMEM165/GDT1 family protein → MISFTVTAVVFGVVFLAELPDKTALAGLVLGTRYRASYVFAGVAAAFAVHVALAVAAGSVLTLLPQQILHALTGVLFLGGAAVLLMKKDEDEGEVRKPENQSFWKVSGAGFMLILVAEFGDLTQIMTANLAARYDDPLSVGIGAVLALWTVAGIGILGGKALMKRVPLKLITKVAALVMLTLGVWSLYEAIAG, encoded by the coding sequence TTGATCAGCTTCACCGTGACGGCGGTCGTCTTCGGCGTCGTCTTCCTCGCCGAACTGCCCGACAAGACCGCGCTCGCCGGGCTCGTCCTCGGTACGCGCTATCGCGCCTCGTACGTCTTCGCGGGCGTCGCCGCCGCGTTCGCGGTGCATGTCGCACTTGCCGTGGCGGCCGGCAGTGTGCTGACCCTGCTCCCGCAGCAGATCCTGCACGCGCTCACCGGTGTGCTCTTTCTGGGTGGCGCTGCCGTGCTGCTCATGAAGAAGGACGAGGACGAGGGAGAGGTCCGCAAGCCGGAGAACCAGTCGTTCTGGAAGGTCTCCGGGGCCGGATTCATGCTCATCCTGGTCGCCGAGTTCGGTGATCTGACGCAGATCATGACGGCGAACCTCGCGGCCCGCTACGACGATCCGCTGTCCGTCGGCATCGGCGCGGTCCTGGCGCTGTGGACCGTGGCCGGGATCGGCATCCTCGGCGGCAAGGCCCTGATGAAGCGGGTGCCGCTGAAGCTGATCACCAAGGTGGCGGCGCTCGTGATGCTGACCCTGGGCGTCTGGAGCCTGTACGAGGCGATCGCCGGCTGA
- a CDS encoding HAD family hydrolase, with the protein MTATAAPTESTVITARALLLDMDGTLVNSDAVVERIWRRWAERHGLDGDEVMKVVHGRQGYASMALLLPDRPMEQNHADNARMLAEETADVDGVVPIAGAPEFLASLRGLPHALVTSADVALSTARMAAAGLELPDVRVTAESVGASKPDPEGFLKGAAELGVAPADCVVFEDSGAGIEAGRSAGMRVVGVGARAGFHGPDVLVRDLRQVRVEAVDGGGVRLVIA; encoded by the coding sequence ATGACGGCCACCGCCGCGCCCACCGAGTCCACCGTGATCACCGCCCGTGCCCTCCTGCTCGACATGGACGGCACGCTCGTCAACTCGGACGCCGTCGTGGAGCGGATCTGGCGTCGCTGGGCCGAGCGGCACGGGCTCGACGGCGACGAGGTGATGAAGGTCGTGCACGGGCGTCAGGGGTACGCCTCGATGGCGCTGCTGCTGCCCGACCGGCCGATGGAGCAGAACCACGCGGACAATGCGCGCATGCTCGCCGAGGAGACGGCGGACGTCGACGGCGTCGTGCCGATTGCGGGGGCGCCGGAGTTCCTGGCCTCGCTGCGGGGGTTGCCGCACGCGCTGGTGACGTCGGCCGATGTCGCGCTGTCCACGGCGCGGATGGCCGCGGCCGGGCTGGAACTGCCGGATGTGCGGGTGACCGCGGAGTCGGTCGGCGCGAGCAAGCCCGACCCCGAGGGGTTTCTGAAGGGGGCCGCCGAGCTGGGGGTCGCGCCGGCTGACTGTGTGGTGTTCGAGGACTCCGGGGCCGGCATCGAGGCGGGGCGCTCCGCGGGGATGCGGGTTGTGGGGGTCGGGGCGCGGGCCGGGTTCCACGGGCCGGATGTGCTGGTGAGGGATCTGCGGCAGGTTCGGGTCGAGGCGGTGGACGGGGGCGGGGTCCGGCTCGTCATCGCCTGA
- a CDS encoding peptidoglycan-binding protein, whose protein sequence is MTEPRGTNGAGDPQDPGSPNGHLCPECGTPRAADNTPSCGCGERASEALRDARTAEAAAAGDFDPLRIRPYVELEGDNAAETMQLRQVDPQQPAPPARAAADDAQTLATPLASGATTPNAQDLSLFESTPTQPTAPTDESDWDDVDEARGTGRRHRRTILLGAGGALVVVMTAAGLASGMFSYDAPSRKTALPHDVRASVPAPSTGEAETTAAPPETASGSAPAPTSASPSESPTESPSPTRSTSSPSPTPSTEPTKSPSPTEAATDPDEESPAARQPTPPVLSRGDRGPEVTELELRLTQLGLYTRQARGNYNEGVEDAVARYQWARGIQSDDYGVYDLETREHLESETTEP, encoded by the coding sequence GTGACAGAGCCGAGGGGCACCAACGGCGCCGGGGATCCACAGGATCCGGGTAGTCCGAACGGTCACCTTTGCCCGGAGTGCGGTACGCCGAGAGCGGCCGACAACACCCCGTCGTGCGGCTGCGGCGAGCGCGCGTCCGAGGCTCTCAGAGACGCCCGTACGGCGGAGGCGGCAGCGGCGGGGGACTTCGATCCGCTGCGCATTCGGCCATACGTGGAGCTGGAGGGCGACAACGCCGCCGAAACGATGCAGCTGCGTCAGGTGGACCCGCAGCAGCCGGCGCCGCCCGCGCGTGCGGCCGCCGATGACGCCCAGACGCTCGCCACCCCGCTGGCGTCCGGGGCCACGACCCCGAACGCCCAGGACCTGAGCCTGTTCGAGTCGACGCCGACGCAGCCGACGGCCCCGACCGACGAGTCCGACTGGGACGACGTAGATGAGGCGCGGGGCACCGGCCGCCGCCACCGCCGCACGATCCTGCTGGGCGCGGGCGGGGCGCTCGTGGTCGTGATGACGGCGGCGGGCCTGGCGAGCGGCATGTTCAGCTACGACGCGCCGTCCCGGAAGACGGCGCTGCCGCACGACGTACGGGCGAGTGTCCCGGCGCCGTCGACCGGCGAGGCGGAGACGACCGCCGCCCCGCCCGAGACGGCGAGCGGCTCGGCTCCGGCCCCGACCTCCGCGTCACCGTCGGAGAGCCCGACCGAGTCGCCGTCCCCCACCCGGTCGACGTCGTCGCCGAGCCCGACCCCGTCGACGGAGCCGACGAAGTCGCCGTCCCCGACGGAGGCGGCGACCGACCCCGACGAGGAGTCCCCCGCCGCGCGCCAGCCCACGCCGCCGGTGCTGAGCCGTGGCGACCGGGGTCCCGAGGTCACGGAACTGGAACTCCGCCTCACCCAGCTCGGCCTGTACACGCGGCAGGCGAGGGGGAACTACAACGAGGGCGTGGAGGACGCGGTCGCCCGGTACCAATGGGCGCGAGGGATCCAGTCGGACGACTACGGGGTCTACGACCTGGAGACCAGGGAACACCTGGAATCAGAAACCACGGAACCGTGA
- a CDS encoding MDR family MFS transporter codes for MAGDAHGMTGNVRDAQPPDRRAPAHENVSGNVLVSIGALLLGMLLAALDQTIVSTALPTIVSDLGGLEHLSWVVTAYLLASTAATPLWGKLGDQYGRKRLFQIAIVIFLVGSALCGMAQDMAQLIAFRAVQGVGGGGLMVLSMAIVGDIVPPRERGRYQGLFGAVFGASSVLGPLLGGVFTEHLSWRWVFYINLPVGVVALVVIAAVLRIPHKATRHVIDYLGTFLIASVATCLVLVASLGGTTWAWGSVQIVGLALLGVVLAAAFVVVERTAAEPVLPLRLFRVRTFSLSAVISFIVGFAMFGAMTYLPTFLQIVQGISPTLSGVHMLPMVVGMLLASTGSGQIVSRTGRWKVFPITGTGVTVIGLLLLHQLEVDSSTWAMSVYFFVFGLGLGLVMQVLVLIVQNAVPYKDLGVATSGATFFRSIGASFGVAIFGTIFAARLDDKLVEAYRGVRLPQGVSLEGLEADPRGIAELPSGLRPAALEAYASSITDVFLYAAPVAVVGFVLAWFLREDKLRGSVTAPDVTETLASNPVERSSYDEVCRALSVLGTREGRREVYRTITERAGYDLLPAASWLLLRIKRYGWVEPGVLAERSTVPLPVILDAARQVEGRGLAVREGLEMVLSEKGRVVADRLARVREESLGELLGDWWGPERPTDLAQLVKELNAELCGSEREQPGGGGR; via the coding sequence ATGGCCGGGGACGCGCACGGTATGACGGGAAATGTGCGTGACGCGCAGCCCCCGGATCGGCGCGCCCCGGCGCACGAGAACGTGTCCGGCAATGTCCTCGTGTCCATCGGCGCGCTGCTCCTCGGGATGCTGCTCGCCGCGCTCGACCAGACGATCGTGTCCACCGCGCTGCCCACCATCGTCAGCGACCTCGGAGGGCTCGAGCACCTGTCGTGGGTGGTGACGGCGTACCTGCTGGCGTCCACGGCCGCCACGCCGCTGTGGGGCAAGCTCGGTGACCAGTACGGGCGCAAACGGCTGTTCCAGATCGCGATCGTGATCTTCCTCGTCGGTTCCGCCCTGTGCGGCATGGCGCAGGACATGGCTCAGCTCATCGCCTTCCGGGCCGTCCAGGGCGTCGGCGGCGGCGGGCTGATGGTGCTGTCCATGGCGATCGTCGGGGACATCGTGCCGCCGCGTGAACGCGGCCGGTACCAAGGGCTGTTCGGTGCCGTGTTCGGCGCGAGCAGTGTGCTCGGGCCGCTGCTCGGCGGGGTCTTCACCGAGCATCTGAGCTGGCGGTGGGTGTTCTACATCAACCTGCCCGTCGGGGTCGTCGCGCTCGTCGTCATCGCCGCCGTGCTGCGGATCCCGCACAAGGCGACCCGTCATGTCATCGACTACCTCGGTACGTTCCTCATCGCCTCCGTCGCCACCTGTCTGGTGCTGGTCGCCTCGCTGGGCGGGACCACCTGGGCGTGGGGGTCGGTGCAGATCGTCGGGCTGGCGCTGCTCGGAGTGGTGCTCGCCGCGGCGTTCGTGGTGGTCGAGCGGACGGCCGCCGAACCCGTGCTGCCGCTGCGGTTGTTCCGGGTGCGGACCTTCTCGCTTTCCGCGGTCATCAGCTTCATCGTCGGGTTCGCCATGTTCGGCGCGATGACCTATCTGCCGACGTTCCTCCAGATCGTGCAGGGCATCAGCCCGACCCTGTCCGGGGTGCACATGCTGCCGATGGTCGTCGGCATGCTGCTGGCGTCCACCGGGTCCGGGCAGATCGTGAGCCGTACCGGACGCTGGAAGGTGTTCCCGATCACCGGGACCGGGGTGACGGTGATCGGGCTTCTGCTGCTCCATCAGCTGGAGGTGGACAGCTCCACCTGGGCGATGAGCGTCTACTTCTTCGTGTTCGGGCTGGGGCTCGGGCTGGTCATGCAGGTGCTCGTGCTGATCGTGCAGAACGCCGTGCCGTACAAGGACCTCGGCGTCGCGACCTCCGGGGCGACGTTCTTCCGGTCGATCGGGGCGTCGTTCGGGGTCGCGATCTTCGGGACGATCTTTGCGGCGCGGCTCGACGACAAGCTCGTGGAGGCGTACCGGGGGGTGCGGCTGCCTCAGGGGGTCTCGCTGGAGGGGCTGGAGGCGGATCCGCGCGGGATCGCGGAGTTGCCGAGTGGGCTGCGGCCGGCGGCGTTGGAGGCGTACGCGTCCTCGATCACCGATGTGTTCCTGTACGCGGCGCCGGTCGCGGTGGTCGGGTTCGTGCTGGCGTGGTTCCTGCGGGAGGACAAGCTGCGGGGGTCGGTGACGGCGCCCGATGTGACCGAGACGTTGGCCAGTAATCCCGTGGAGCGGTCGTCGTACGACGAGGTGTGCCGGGCGTTGTCGGTGCTGGGGACTCGGGAGGGGCGGCGGGAGGTGTACCGGACGATCACCGAGCGGGCGGGGTACGACCTGTTGCCGGCCGCGAGTTGGTTGTTGCTGCGGATCAAGAGGTACGGGTGGGTGGAGCCGGGGGTGCTGGCCGAGAGGAGCACTGTGCCGTTGCCGGTGATTCTGGATGCGGCTCGGCAGGTGGAGGGGCGGGGGTTGGCTGTTCGGGAGGGGTTGGAGATGGTGCTGAGCGAGAAGGGGCGGGTGGTGGCCGATCGGTTGGCTCGGGTTCGGGAGGAGTCGTTGGGGGAGTTGTTGGGGGATTGGTGGGGGCCGGAGCGGCCTACGGATTTGGCTCAGTTGGTCAAGGAGCTGAATGCGGAGTTGTGTGGGTCTGAGCGGGAGCAGCCGGGGGGTGGGGGGCGGTGA
- a CDS encoding dihydrofolate reductase family protein, which yields MSLVRVHNFTISLDGFGTGEGLSLDAPFGHAGERLHEWMFATRWWRERTGESGGNGGVDDAFARQFMPGIGAEIMGAGKFGYPGWHENPDWKGWWGPNPPFHTPTFIATQHTRPSIEMEGGTTFHFLNASPAEVLAAARKAAGDQDIRIGGGVRLLRDFLSARLIDHAHIVVSPILLNRGQRLWDGLEGLEQHYATESISSPSGVTHLTLTLRDQTV from the coding sequence ATGTCACTGGTCCGGGTCCACAACTTCACCATCTCCCTCGACGGCTTCGGCACCGGCGAGGGCCTGAGCCTCGACGCCCCCTTCGGCCACGCCGGCGAACGGCTGCACGAGTGGATGTTCGCCACTCGCTGGTGGCGCGAGCGGACCGGCGAGTCCGGCGGCAACGGCGGTGTCGACGACGCCTTCGCCCGGCAGTTCATGCCCGGCATCGGCGCCGAGATCATGGGTGCCGGAAAGTTCGGCTACCCCGGCTGGCACGAGAACCCCGACTGGAAGGGCTGGTGGGGCCCCAACCCGCCCTTCCACACCCCGACCTTCATCGCCACCCAGCACACCCGCCCGTCGATCGAGATGGAGGGCGGCACGACGTTCCACTTCCTGAACGCCTCCCCCGCCGAGGTCCTCGCGGCGGCCCGCAAGGCGGCGGGCGACCAGGACATCCGCATCGGCGGCGGGGTGAGGCTCCTGCGCGACTTCCTCTCCGCCCGCCTGATCGACCACGCGCACATCGTGGTGTCCCCCATCCTCCTCAATCGAGGCCAACGCCTCTGGGACGGCCTGGAGGGCCTCGAACAGCACTACGCGACCGAGTCCATCTCCTCCCCCAGCGGAGTAACCCACCTGACACTCACCCTCAGGGACCAGACCGTCTGA
- a CDS encoding DUF1992 domain-containing protein produces the protein MTERKPPGVPFESWVDKQIHDAQVRGDFDRLPGRGEPLPNDLEAPYDELWWVKRKMAREGLSVLPPALALRKEAEDALTAAYAAPSERAVRKIITDVNAKIRDMLLKPPPGPPLGRKPYDVEEVVRQWRERRATAGSGAPDGSRASDV, from the coding sequence ATGACCGAGCGAAAGCCCCCCGGTGTCCCGTTCGAGTCCTGGGTCGACAAGCAGATTCACGACGCGCAGGTACGCGGCGACTTCGACAGGCTGCCCGGCAGGGGCGAACCACTGCCGAACGACCTGGAAGCGCCGTACGACGAACTGTGGTGGGTCAAGCGCAAGATGGCCCGCGAGGGCCTGTCGGTCCTGCCTCCCGCGCTGGCCCTGCGCAAGGAGGCGGAGGACGCGCTGACGGCGGCGTACGCGGCTCCGTCGGAGCGGGCGGTCCGGAAGATCATCACGGACGTCAACGCCAAGATCCGCGACATGCTGCTGAAGCCGCCGCCCGGCCCTCCCCTGGGCCGCAAGCCGTACGACGTGGAAGAGGTCGTACGACAGTGGCGGGAGCGCCGGGCGACGGCCGGGTCAGGTGCGCCGGACGGTTCGCGTGCGTCAGATGTGTAG
- a CDS encoding FHA domain-containing protein translates to MLELTMAAVSAADEGATAGMLMADAPSEPGAVLRVGRDKQVCRLSTPDDWLFVSRVHLEFLCGPDGGWQVSWLRGSQPDPSSEVRLTVGEYAQPIAYGGSVPLPRGGSGEIVIHDRTAPRSVNVGFYHEA, encoded by the coding sequence GTGCTCGAACTCACCATGGCCGCCGTGTCCGCGGCGGACGAGGGTGCCACGGCCGGCATGCTCATGGCCGACGCGCCCAGCGAGCCGGGCGCCGTGCTGCGGGTGGGCCGCGACAAGCAGGTCTGCCGGCTCTCGACGCCGGACGACTGGCTGTTCGTGTCCCGGGTGCATCTGGAGTTCCTGTGCGGACCGGACGGTGGGTGGCAGGTCAGCTGGCTGCGCGGCTCCCAGCCCGACCCGTCCTCCGAGGTGCGGCTGACCGTGGGGGAGTACGCCCAGCCGATCGCGTACGGCGGCTCCGTGCCGCTGCCGAGGGGCGGCAGCGGCGAGATCGTCATCCACGACCGCACCGCCCCCCGCAGCGTCAACGTCGGCTTCTACCACGAGGCCTGA
- a CDS encoding O-methyltransferase: MSESQVWDDVDEYFSSQLSPDDEILLAALRDSEAAGLPAISVTATQGKLLQLLAQIQGARNILEIGTLGGYSTIWMARALPSDGRLISLEYSARYAEVASRNIARAGLDKVVEVRVGPALESLPKLADENPAPFDLVFIDADKANNPHYVDWALRLTSTGSLIVVDNVVRGGRVVETDSDAPDVRGTRAAIELIGSHPRLSGTAIQTVGGKGYDGFALARVLA; the protein is encoded by the coding sequence ATGAGCGAGTCGCAGGTCTGGGACGACGTCGACGAGTACTTCTCCTCCCAGCTCTCACCCGACGACGAGATCCTCCTGGCGGCCCTGCGCGACAGCGAGGCGGCCGGACTGCCGGCCATCAGCGTCACCGCGACGCAGGGCAAGCTGCTTCAGCTCCTCGCCCAGATCCAGGGCGCCCGCAACATCCTGGAGATCGGCACCCTCGGCGGCTACAGCACCATCTGGATGGCCCGCGCCCTGCCGTCCGACGGCCGCCTGATCTCGCTGGAGTACAGCGCCAGGTACGCCGAGGTCGCCTCCCGCAACATCGCGCGGGCCGGCCTGGACAAGGTCGTCGAGGTCCGGGTCGGCCCGGCCCTGGAGTCCCTGCCGAAGCTGGCCGACGAGAACCCCGCCCCCTTCGACCTGGTCTTCATCGACGCCGACAAAGCGAACAACCCGCACTACGTCGACTGGGCGCTGCGGCTGACCAGCACCGGCAGCCTGATCGTCGTCGACAACGTGGTGCGCGGCGGCCGGGTCGTCGAGACGGACAGCGACGCCCCGGACGTGCGGGGCACCCGCGCCGCCATCGAACTGATCGGCAGCCACCCGAGGTTGAGCGGCACGGCGATCCAGACGGTGGGCGGCAAGGGCTACGACGGCTTCGCGCTGGCGCGGGTGCTGGCGTAG
- a CDS encoding DUF2330 domain-containing protein, translating into MAESLRQGARGRALAVVLALLALQLGQLVAPAWACGCGAMVPGDARRVAVGREESVVRWDGAREQVVMRLTVDGDAERVAWIMPVPGRATVRLGDPALFDELHAVTAPVHRTRHHFWPQDGDWPLVAGDGAAGAPPPPGAGAPVGVVGRQRLGPFEVARLTATDPAALDGWLDANGFALPPRLADALRPYVDRRWEYVAVKLTPRAGGTALTGALDPLHLTFRTDEPVYPMRLSRLAATPQSLGLYVLAAHRMEPASRIGGERPRVTYAGRVTARTGPLAELAAGAPFLTAIGQEFPSPERISGDHVLRRAAADDTFQQVIHEDRLRTLAGVPLWLLTVTTALAAAIAAAVVFAVRRTRPRLAEVPRPPAPTG; encoded by the coding sequence ATGGCGGAATCACTGCGGCAAGGGGCACGCGGGCGGGCTCTGGCCGTCGTCCTGGCGCTGCTCGCCCTCCAGCTCGGCCAGCTCGTGGCACCCGCGTGGGCGTGCGGCTGCGGCGCCATGGTGCCCGGCGACGCACGCCGGGTGGCCGTCGGCCGGGAGGAGTCCGTGGTCCGCTGGGACGGGGCACGGGAACAGGTCGTCATGCGCCTGACCGTCGACGGGGACGCCGAGCGGGTCGCGTGGATCATGCCGGTGCCGGGACGGGCGACGGTCCGCCTCGGCGACCCGGCGCTCTTCGACGAGCTGCACGCCGTCACCGCCCCCGTGCACCGCACGCGCCACCACTTCTGGCCGCAGGACGGCGACTGGCCGCTGGTGGCCGGCGACGGCGCCGCGGGCGCCCCGCCACCGCCCGGCGCCGGAGCGCCCGTGGGCGTGGTCGGCCGGCAGCGGCTCGGCCCCTTCGAGGTGGCCCGGCTGACGGCCACCGACCCGGCCGCGCTGGACGGCTGGCTCGACGCCAACGGCTTCGCCCTGCCGCCCCGGCTGGCGGACGCCCTGCGGCCGTACGTCGACCGGCGCTGGGAGTACGTCGCCGTGAAGCTGACCCCGCGGGCCGGCGGGACGGCCCTCACCGGCGCCCTGGACCCCCTGCACCTGACCTTCCGCACCGACGAGCCGGTCTACCCGATGCGCCTGTCGCGGCTGGCCGCCACCCCGCAGTCCCTGGGCCTGTACGTGCTCGCCGCGCACCGGATGGAACCGGCGTCCCGGATCGGCGGCGAACGCCCCCGGGTCACGTACGCCGGACGGGTGACGGCACGGACAGGACCACTGGCGGAGCTGGCGGCGGGAGCGCCGTTCCTGACGGCGATCGGCCAGGAGTTCCCGTCCCCCGAGCGCATCTCCGGCGACCACGTGCTGCGCCGGGCGGCGGCCGACGACACCTTCCAGCAGGTCATCCACGAGGACCGGCTGCGCACGCTGGCCGGCGTCCCCCTGTGGCTGCTGACGGTGACCACGGCACTCGCCGCGGCGATCGCGGCGGCGGTGGTGTTCGCCGTACGACGCACCCGGCCCCGGCTCGCCGAGGTGCCGCGGCCTCCTGCGCCGACCGGCTGA
- a CDS encoding bifunctional glycosyltransferase 87/phosphatase PAP2 family protein — protein sequence MANADHGGRPEAIGATAVGAVQARVRVARLGLWLIVAVLALREVAVVLGTPRGERLTDLETWVGPDGVLHVKGSLYDSTEFTGTPFGGLVLKPLTRAAEQALGWGWTFGTLLLVVVLGLVAARALPQPVSRRTSLLAAPVAISLLMLSLPVRNTLYLGQTSIMPVLLVLLGCFAVRGERASGVLIGVAAALQPTLLLFTPLLWFTGRRRAALSTGATFAACTALAWVAMPSDSYTYWVHHMAGVGLGGRADDLGNQSLHGALLRLGLTGPLEIVLFLLLGAGVAALAVRRAVRYAHDGQLLLAVAITGCAAIVVSPTAWQHQLLWVLLAVVGQVGRRASDRYVWPVAIVLVMTLPAKMMVPDKLILHPLRADLVLLAAIAAAAVVPFLSRASPYWQTPVPTRYADKVPARFRHIPLVPFLRRVISRPNLLFELLLIRVTYYAYAQIRLAAAGGSNSAGRITAEEHGEEIHSVERALGIDIEHWANHAVVQVDWLRGFFDFYYESFHFGVPLAILAVLYWRRPVDYRWARTAIGFATVFALIGFWLYPLAPPRLMPGLGFIDTVHGPQDFTQPDYGTLTELTNQYAAMPSLHFGWSLWCGLVILILAPRWWMKALGLLHPLFTVTAIVVTGNHWVLDAVGGAAVVGAGFAVTYLFQGPRAKTVTARAEKVSSDSRAPVKDRTPS from the coding sequence GTGGCGAATGCGGATCATGGTGGGCGACCGGAGGCCATCGGGGCGACGGCCGTCGGCGCGGTCCAGGCGCGCGTACGCGTGGCGCGGCTCGGCCTGTGGCTGATCGTCGCGGTCCTCGCCCTGCGGGAGGTCGCCGTCGTCCTCGGCACCCCGCGCGGGGAGCGGCTGACGGATCTGGAGACCTGGGTCGGACCGGACGGCGTCCTGCACGTGAAGGGTTCGCTGTACGACTCGACCGAGTTCACCGGTACCCCGTTCGGCGGACTCGTCCTGAAACCGCTCACCCGCGCCGCCGAGCAGGCTCTCGGCTGGGGCTGGACCTTCGGCACCCTGCTGCTGGTCGTCGTCCTCGGCCTGGTCGCCGCCCGTGCCCTGCCGCAGCCGGTCAGCCGGCGCACCTCCCTGCTCGCCGCGCCCGTCGCGATCAGCCTGCTGATGCTGTCGCTGCCGGTGCGCAACACGCTCTACCTCGGCCAGACCAGCATCATGCCGGTCCTGCTCGTCCTGCTCGGCTGCTTCGCCGTGCGCGGCGAGCGGGCCAGCGGCGTGCTCATCGGCGTCGCCGCCGCCCTCCAGCCGACCCTGCTGCTGTTCACGCCGCTGCTGTGGTTCACGGGCCGTCGCCGGGCCGCGCTCTCCACGGGAGCCACGTTCGCCGCGTGCACGGCGCTCGCCTGGGTGGCGATGCCGAGCGACTCGTACACCTACTGGGTGCACCACATGGCGGGCGTCGGCCTCGGCGGACGTGCCGACGACCTCGGCAACCAGTCCCTGCACGGCGCCCTGCTGCGGCTCGGGCTGACCGGACCCCTGGAGATCGTCCTCTTCCTGCTGCTGGGCGCCGGCGTCGCCGCGCTCGCGGTGCGCCGCGCCGTGCGCTACGCCCACGACGGGCAGCTCCTCCTGGCCGTCGCCATCACCGGCTGCGCGGCGATCGTCGTGTCGCCCACCGCCTGGCAGCACCAGCTGCTGTGGGTGCTGCTTGCGGTCGTCGGCCAGGTCGGCAGACGGGCCTCCGACCGGTACGTCTGGCCGGTCGCGATCGTGCTGGTGATGACACTGCCGGCGAAGATGATGGTGCCGGACAAGCTGATCCTGCACCCGCTGCGCGCCGACCTCGTGCTGCTCGCCGCCATCGCCGCGGCGGCCGTCGTGCCGTTCCTCTCACGCGCCTCGCCGTACTGGCAGACACCGGTCCCGACCCGGTACGCCGACAAGGTCCCCGCACGCTTCCGGCACATCCCGCTGGTGCCGTTCCTGCGCCGGGTGATCAGCCGCCCGAACCTGCTCTTCGAGCTGCTGCTGATCCGGGTCACCTACTACGCCTACGCCCAGATCCGGCTGGCCGCGGCCGGTGGCTCCAACTCGGCCGGCCGGATCACCGCCGAGGAGCACGGCGAGGAGATCCACTCCGTCGAACGCGCCCTGGGCATCGACATCGAGCACTGGGCGAATCACGCGGTCGTGCAGGTCGACTGGCTGCGAGGTTTCTTCGACTTCTACTACGAGTCGTTCCACTTCGGCGTCCCGCTGGCGATCCTCGCCGTCCTGTACTGGCGCCGCCCCGTCGACTACCGCTGGGCCCGCACCGCGATCGGCTTCGCCACCGTCTTCGCCCTGATCGGCTTCTGGCTCTACCCGCTCGCCCCGCCGCGCCTGATGCCCGGCCTCGGCTTCATCGACACCGTGCACGGCCCGCAGGACTTCACGCAGCCCGACTACGGCACGCTGACCGAGCTCACCAACCAGTACGCGGCGATGCCCTCGCTGCACTTCGGCTGGTCCCTGTGGTGCGGCCTGGTCATCCTGATCCTCGCCCCGCGATGGTGGATGAAGGCCCTCGGCCTGCTGCACCCGCTGTTCACGGTCACCGCGATCGTCGTCACCGGCAACCACTGGGTGCTGGACGCGGTCGGCGGCGCGGCCGTGGTGGGCGCCGGCTTCGCGGTGACGTATCTGTTCCAGGGCCCGCGCGCCAAGACGGTGACGGCGCGGGCCGAGAAGGTCAGCAGCGACTCCCGGGCTCCGGTGAAGGACCGTACTCCGAGCTGA